TTTATCGGAGTCCGTAACAATATAAGTTGAACAATCTCCCGGGATGCCACCGGTATTTTCGGTAACATAATCCCAGGTGCCATCTTCATTGAGTACAACCTTCTTCCCGTCGTCAGTTGTGGCATTTTGCTGGGCAAACCCAATCCCAACAAAGAAAAATACTGATAATATGAGCAGGTATCTTTTCATAAGAAACTTCTTAAATCTCAGATGTCAGATCTCAGATCTCAGATCTGACATCTGAGATCTTCGATCTTCGATTATCCTGAGCCTCTCAAGGGACTCGAACCCTCGACCTGCTCATTACGAGTGAGCTGCTCTACCGACTGAGCTAAAGAGGCGTATTTCAAAGGCTTTGTCCCAGCCTGCTGGTTTTGCAAAAATAGATATTTTTTGTAAAGCTAGACTTGTGTAAGCGGTAATGTTTTATTAAAGCAGGCGGTTGATCACAATAAAAAGATCTCCCTTATTGATTGGTTTGGGAAGATAAGCATCACATCCGGCTTCGTAGCATTTGTCAACTTCATCTGCATTGGCATAAGCGGTTTGGGCAACAACGGGTATGGGCAGATTCATGGCTTTGATTTTCCTGATAATTTCCAATCCGGAAATATCGGGGAGTTTGATATCAACAAGAGCAAGGTCGATATTTTCATTTCCGTTCAGAATTTTCATAGCAGACATGCCGTTTTCCGCCAAAACCAAATTGGCTCCCTTGTCCCTGAGTACTTCACGGAAATATATCCGGTTAACTTCATTATCTTCAACGATCAGAATATTTTTACCTTTCAGTTTATCTCCAAATCGATTGATTACTTCCGGTATAACGTCTTTTTCTTCCTCATGGGTCAACGGAAGGGTCACTTTCACGGAGGTACCCTTTCCTGGTGCAGATTTAAGAGAAATACTGCCTTCCATAAGATCCAGCAGACCTTTGCAGATGGATAAACCTAAGCCAGTGCCACCGGGGTTTCTGGAGGGTGTTTGGTCAGCCTGACGAAATCGTTGGAATATTATACTTTGTAATTCTTCAGGAATTCCAATCCCGGTGTCATTTACATGAAAAACAATTTCACCCTGCTTATTTTTTTGCTTTTTGTTAATCCTGTAACCAAATTCAACACTTCCATTAAAAGTGAATTTAAATGCATTGTTTAACAGGTTCATCAGGATTTGTTTGATACGGTGACTATCGGTATATAGAAAGGTTTCATTGCAATCCGGGGGAATATTCAGAACAAACTCTATGTGTCCTTTTTTTAGCCTGGTCTTTTCGAAATGTGCTTTTTCTGTAATTTCATCAACGATACTACCCAGATTTACCTGATCATATGAGATTCTTAGTTGCCGTGAATCGATTTTAGAAAGGTCAAGGATATCGTTGATTATTGTAAGTAGTTGTTCTGCACTTGATTGTACGATATTCTTGTAACGGTTTTTTTGTTCTCTTGAAATATTATCCTGGGAAAGTAGTTCTGTAAATCCCAGTATCCCATTTAGAGGAGTTCGGATTTCATGTGACATATTTGCCAGGAAAGCCGATTTCAACATATCAGATTCCTCAGCTTTTTCTTTGGCACGAGTCAGTTCCTGTTCAATTCTTTTCTGTTCACTGATATCGGTCAACAGGCCTTCCAGGATGCCAGTTCCATCATGGGTAGTTCCAATTTGCCTGCCTTGTTCCCATATCCAGGTTTCTCCTCCATCTTTCTGAATTATCCGGTAGATTATCTGATATGCTATATGGTTAGTAACGCTGTTTTGGATAGTATCCCAAACCATCTTTCTGTCGTCGGGGTGAATCAGGTCGTTATAGCTGACGGAACGGTCATGTATGATTTCATTAGGAGTATAACCGCTAAGTTTATGAATACCATGGCTGATATATTCCATGGACCAGTTAGGGTTGTTCAGGCAACGGTAAGCGGCTCCCGGAAGGTTATCGATCAGCGTACTTAATCTGCGTTCGCTTTCCCGGAGTGTTGCTGCATATAGTTTGTAATCCCTAAGCTGATTGATCCATTGTTCCATTTCCTTGTCGGCCGCTTTAGCGCTCATCAGGTCCCCAGCAGGGATATAGTAAAAATTTTTGTACATCTCATTTTCCAGTATAAGAATGGGATGCATTTTAATTACCTGTAGAAGAAAATCAGCGCTTATGTTTCTTCTTTTATACTGGCATAGAATAACATAAGGTTTGTGTTTCATGTTTTTACCGAGGAAAATGATTTGATTTGCCAGGGCATCCAAATCGTTTTCATTGCGGAAATACTGATCGGAATCAGCTGTGATTCTTAAGCCCGAATAACCTGACTTAAGGCTGTTGTCCATTTCATCTTTTAACCAGTTATAAAATGTCAGATTCGAACAGCCATTCGGAGAATTTCGCAGATCAAAATGAAGTCTTCCATCGCGAAGCAATGTATCAATGGGTAGTCCTGTTTTTTTCAGACTGGCGACAGTTTTATCGAAAAGTTCAGGTAATGTGATATAAATCAACTTTTCCTTTTTATTCAGACCATCTTTGAAATAGGATGAAACCCACTGGTATTTTTCATGAAGATTATTATATATAAGGCAGAGATGGTCCTGTGGTTTCAGGGAATTTATGCCAAGAGTCCGTCCGATGCTTTCATTTTCTTTCATAATGCTGCAATGCGCAAAATAGACTTATTTTCCCTGCGAGAGAATTAATTGTAAATGTAAAGTTAGTCATTTTACTTTTGTGCGAAGATACATTATGGATAATAAACCGAAATTTTTCCATTTTTTGGCAATGCACGGTAGATCGTCCTGGCATCTCTCCATGATGTTTGAATTCTTATCCAGGGCTGATATTCCGGAATTTTCCCAAGCAGAATCGAACGGACGAAATCTCCGGAGGTACGTTTTCGTATATCCCGGATGGTTTTACGATATTTGGTATTAACTACAGGATCGTTTTGTGTTAATTCAAGTCTGATCCCATTTTCCATATAAAAGGCAACAAAAACGGGTTCCCTCAGATTGGTGTCAGGTGTAATATTGGTTTGTTGGGCTTCCAGCGTATCTTTAGGAGCTTTCCGATATATTAACGGTTCGTGGGAGATGGTTGAAAGGGCCCGTTCTATTTTCATTACCTCTGCAAACAGATTAAAACGGGCGACCGGTTTTAAACGTTGAAAGAAATCACTGATTCCGATACTCAGGATAGGAGCCTGGTGCAAAACTACTCCTTTATATTCCAGAGTAAGCAGACTATCGTGCAGGTTCACCGACAGAGTAATGGAATCGTCGGAAGCCAGAGCCAGCCGACTACGTACAAAGGCAAGTTCCGGATACAGGGCCTCCATGTCCTCAGAAAGGGTTTTTTCCGGTTGGCTTTCCTGAATAGAACCAGTGTATGTATGGTTATAATGTTTTATGGTGTGGAAGGTTGAAACTGCGGACATTACTAGGATGTAGACAATTATGGTTGCGGCTGCTATGCAAAGAATTAAATACCAGTGCCTGCGTTTAAGGTTGATTTGTTTATGGAATCCCCGCATGATGATTGTATTTTAGTAAATATAAACTTTCGAGCCTGATGGCATGGTCCTGTAAACTGCTTCCAGATCATCATCGTTCATGCGGATGCATCCATGCGTCACGGGCATTCCCAGAAATCTTTTGTAAAGGGTGCCATGAATAAGATACCCACCGCCAAGACTGAGAGAATATTCTCCCAGCACTCCGTATTCGTAACGGGAGGGATGATGAGTGGGGGGAACAGGTAATCCTTCCTCAACAAAAGCCCAGTCTGGTTTAGTCCAAACCGGATTGACTTTCTTCTCACCAACGGTAAAAACTCCTTTGGGCGTTTTGAATATCCATTTTTCCTGATCGTCTTTTTCAAGCATTACATAACTACCGGTGGAACATATCCCACGTCGTATAACTTTTTTCCCGGAATAAAGCCTGAATTTGTTTTCAGCAGTGTTTATCACAAGATATGACCAGGATGGGGTTTTGCGGTTGAGTTTTTTATTAAGGTTGTCTATTTCTTTTTGAATTTCCGTAGGAGTTTCCTTAGGAAAGGGGTGTGTTTCAAATAGAACTAAAGATTTTTCCTGGAAAAACGGAATGAGGATTAGGGAGAAACTGAGAATAGATACAAGAATAAGAGCAAACAAGATACTTTTTATCAGGATGCTATTTTTTTGGAAAAAGGATAGCATGATGGAGTATACATGTCTGGAAAGGTTTACCATTGCTTTTGTGACATCCTGAAAATTTTTCATTGTAATTAATATGGTTAACAGATCAGTTTAGTTTTCCGGCCTGAACTCCTCCAATGCCCCTACGATTGTTACAGGTGTTCCGACACTTACGAGCTTAAACAACTCATCCATGTTATCATTGGTCAGTGCCACACACCCGCTGGTCCAATCTTCTCCTCTTCCTCCACCTCCGTGTATTTCTATAAGGCTTCCAATATCTGCGTTCTGAGGGATAAGTCCTTTCTTTTTATCTTTTTTGAAACGCTGTTTATCATTTTCATTTGGATAATCAATCAGCAGAGCTTTGTAATATTTAGTTTTGTTTCCATCTTTTTTGCTGGTAATTTTATAAGCTCCTTCCGGAGTGGCATGGTCACCTTTCATCTTTTTATGGTTCATCCAGTTTTTACCCATTTCGATTGGGAAGACTTTTACTGTTTTGCCTGATTTATAAACCGTGCATGTCCTGGCATACTTATCCACGATTATGGCTACTGAACCATTTCCGGAAGATGTCCTTATTGTTTTATCAGCCAATGATTTCCATTCGGGTAATTTGCTAAAATACTGGATTACTTTTTTTTCCATAAGCAAACGGGCCTTTTCAATACGTGATTTTGCCGACAACAATTTTTCTCCACATGCATGGTATTCGCTTTTACGGAAGAGGATTTTGCTCTCAGCCAGAAGTAGTTTCC
The sequence above is drawn from the Bacteroidota bacterium genome and encodes:
- a CDS encoding L,D-transpeptidase, yielding MKKGKRRKLKVIIILLPIIFAVPGYFLLFNRTDNPSSKIREARNALSEAKKVNAGKYVGHLYAEALGFYDSAMILWKKENEKLPPFRNFDSVILFAETSREKAAEAYKLAVAGNAHLKKTMEKDISLLEHGIILFENSYSVFPPDQETTKNLESGKLLLAESKILFRKSEYHACGEKLLSAKSRIEKARLLMEKKVIQYFSKLPEWKSLADKTIRTSSGNGSVAIIVDKYARTCTVYKSGKTVKVFPIEMGKNWMNHKKMKGDHATPEGAYKITSKKDGNKTKYYKALLIDYPNENDKQRFKKDKKKGLIPQNADIGSLIEIHGGGGRGEDWTSGCVALTNDNMDELFKLVSVGTPVTIVGALEEFRPEN
- a CDS encoding response regulator yields the protein MKENESIGRTLGINSLKPQDHLCLIYNNLHEKYQWVSSYFKDGLNKKEKLIYITLPELFDKTVASLKKTGLPIDTLLRDGRLHFDLRNSPNGCSNLTFYNWLKDEMDNSLKSGYSGLRITADSDQYFRNENDLDALANQIIFLGKNMKHKPYVILCQYKRRNISADFLLQVIKMHPILILENEMYKNFYYIPAGDLMSAKAADKEMEQWINQLRDYKLYAATLRESERRLSTLIDNLPGAAYRCLNNPNWSMEYISHGIHKLSGYTPNEIIHDRSVSYNDLIHPDDRKMVWDTIQNSVTNHIAYQIIYRIIQKDGGETWIWEQGRQIGTTHDGTGILEGLLTDISEQKRIEQELTRAKEKAEESDMLKSAFLANMSHEIRTPLNGILGFTELLSQDNISREQKNRYKNIVQSSAEQLLTIINDILDLSKIDSRQLRISYDQVNLGSIVDEITEKAHFEKTRLKKGHIEFVLNIPPDCNETFLYTDSHRIKQILMNLLNNAFKFTFNGSVEFGYRINKKQKNKQGEIVFHVNDTGIGIPEELQSIIFQRFRQADQTPSRNPGGTGLGLSICKGLLDLMEGSISLKSAPGKGTSVKVTLPLTHEEEKDVIPEVINRFGDKLKGKNILIVEDNEVNRIYFREVLRDKGANLVLAENGMSAMKILNGNENIDLALVDIKLPDISGLEIIRKIKAMNLPIPVVAQTAYANADEVDKCYEAGCDAYLPKPINKGDLFIVINRLL
- a CDS encoding L,D-transpeptidase, with product MKNFQDVTKAMVNLSRHVYSIMLSFFQKNSILIKSILFALILVSILSFSLILIPFFQEKSLVLFETHPFPKETPTEIQKEIDNLNKKLNRKTPSWSYLVINTAENKFRLYSGKKVIRRGICSTGSYVMLEKDDQEKWIFKTPKGVFTVGEKKVNPVWTKPDWAFVEEGLPVPPTHHPSRYEYGVLGEYSLSLGGGYLIHGTLYKRFLGMPVTHGCIRMNDDDLEAVYRTMPSGSKVYIY